From Methanocella paludicola SANAE, a single genomic window includes:
- a CDS encoding DUF5320 domain-containing protein yields MPGRDGTGPEGKGPRGRRMGPCRDTNIPTGPDEKKNDAGEDTPGSAIYGVGRGGKPRGCGQGFSGGRRRSR; encoded by the coding sequence ATGCCAGGACGAGATGGAACAGGCCCCGAGGGTAAAGGCCCCCGTGGAAGAAGGATGGGGCCATGCAGGGATACGAATATCCCTACAGGCCCTGATGAGAAAAAGAACGACGCGGGCGAGGATACGCCCGGCTCCGCCATCTATGGCGTCGGCCGCGGCGGGAAGCCCCGTGGATGCGGCCAAGGGTTTAGCGGCGGTC
- a CDS encoding alpha/beta fold hydrolase, which yields MTDPCASFGDGFVKAHDGVGLYYRQWSPPVEVTSFVLFIHGIGLHGSSPPYGEKILIRQLLDRGTAFYSIDLRGHGMSGGSIDGISRDTLIKDIDSHVEHIHEQYSSARIFLYGHNFGGILALYYASRCPKNLRGIIMSEYSTRIRDEVKKIREPTAAIALKERLVEKLYKRSKKLEILSPDDYEQLCDKYRIPMDAGIMRSLETSGSGRKCMLYGKDFFTACGVGQDAAIAGAVRLPFLTIFSRNDPFFDIRGAYDILTRVQSYDKELTQVDAAGHYGIIEASKDIVGKWVLSRTTK from the coding sequence GTGACCGATCCGTGTGCCTCATTTGGCGACGGCTTCGTGAAGGCGCACGATGGCGTCGGCCTTTATTATCGGCAATGGTCGCCTCCCGTGGAAGTGACTTCCTTTGTCCTGTTCATCCACGGCATAGGCCTTCACGGAAGCTCTCCCCCATACGGAGAAAAGATCCTGATCAGGCAATTACTGGACCGGGGTACGGCTTTTTATTCTATCGACCTCCGGGGCCATGGCATGTCCGGAGGCAGCATCGACGGGATCTCCCGGGATACTCTTATAAAAGATATCGATAGCCATGTTGAGCATATCCATGAGCAGTATAGTAGCGCCAGGATATTTTTGTACGGCCATAATTTCGGAGGCATACTGGCACTGTACTACGCTTCCAGGTGCCCGAAAAACCTGCGCGGCATCATAATGTCCGAGTATTCGACACGGATACGGGATGAGGTGAAAAAGATCCGGGAACCGACCGCGGCGATCGCGCTCAAGGAACGCCTCGTTGAGAAGCTATATAAAAGATCGAAAAAGCTCGAGATCCTGTCGCCCGATGATTACGAGCAGCTCTGCGACAAATACCGTATTCCCATGGACGCCGGCATCATGAGGTCCCTGGAAACGTCGGGAAGCGGCCGAAAATGCATGCTATATGGCAAAGACTTCTTCACGGCTTGCGGTGTCGGCCAGGATGCCGCGATCGCAGGGGCAGTCAGGCTGCCCTTTCTGACTATATTCTCCCGAAATGACCCATTCTTCGACATCCGGGGAGCCTATGACATCCTTACCCGCGTCCAGTCGTACGATAAAGAGCTGACCCAGGTGGACGCGGCGGGCCACTATGGCATCATCGAGGCAAGCAAGGATATCGTCGGCAAATGGGTCCTTTCCAGGACCACCAAATAA
- a CDS encoding dTDP-4-dehydrorhamnose 3,5-epimerase family protein codes for MSQRSIDGVMTRQLRLNVDERGSLMEVMRPDWDVFERFGQVYVTSAYPGVVKGWHYHKKQYDNFVCVRGMMKVALFDSRDNSPTKGLLNEFFIGERNPLLVKIPPYVYHGFKCIGTNEALIVNVPTGLYDYNEPDEYRLPPDTKEIPYDWGLTPGLMHG; via the coding sequence ATGTCTCAACGATCGATCGATGGGGTAATGACGCGGCAATTGCGCCTGAATGTGGACGAGCGCGGCTCTCTCATGGAGGTCATGCGCCCGGATTGGGACGTTTTCGAAAGGTTCGGGCAGGTATATGTTACTTCAGCTTACCCCGGCGTCGTGAAGGGATGGCACTATCACAAGAAGCAGTATGATAACTTTGTTTGTGTCAGGGGCATGATGAAGGTGGCCCTGTTCGACAGCCGGGATAACTCGCCGACGAAAGGCCTGCTCAACGAATTTTTCATCGGCGAGAGAAATCCTCTGCTTGTAAAGATCCCGCCATATGTATATCATGGCTTTAAGTGCATCGGCACGAATGAGGCCCTGATCGTGAACGTGCCGACCGGGCTCTACGATTATAACGAGCCGGATGAATACCGGTTACCTCCTGATACAAAAGAGATACCCTACGACTGGGGCTTAACCCCTGGCCTGATGCATGGATAA
- a CDS encoding pyruvoyl-dependent arginine decarboxylase: MNAEPEHYGQEDRPAALVPKKVFFTTGVGRHKEMLESFEMALRDAGIEKFNLVTVSSILPPGCIIVERSEGLKELVPGEIVFTVMSRNSSNEPSRRIAAAIGCAIPADSQADFGYLSEHHSYGESEECAGKYAGELAREMFYTWKNEYPLRISYAARSAEVDEDGNWATVLAAAVFIL; this comes from the coding sequence ATGAACGCTGAACCTGAACATTACGGGCAGGAAGATCGCCCGGCGGCGCTGGTGCCGAAAAAAGTGTTCTTTACGACCGGCGTCGGCAGGCATAAGGAAATGCTGGAATCATTCGAGATGGCCTTGAGGGATGCCGGTATCGAGAAGTTCAACCTGGTGACGGTAAGCTCCATACTACCACCCGGGTGTATCATCGTTGAAAGATCGGAAGGCCTCAAAGAGCTGGTTCCCGGCGAGATCGTATTTACCGTGATGTCCAGGAACTCGTCCAACGAGCCGAGCCGGCGCATCGCCGCGGCCATCGGCTGCGCCATACCCGCGGACAGCCAGGCCGATTTTGGCTATTTATCCGAGCACCACTCCTATGGCGAGAGCGAGGAATGTGCAGGTAAATACGCGGGAGAGCTCGCCAGGGAGATGTTCTACACCTGGAAGAACGAGTACCCGCTCAGGATCAGCTACGCCGCCAGGAGCGCCGAGGTGGACGAGGACGGCAACTGGGCTACTGTGCTCGCTGCGGCCGTATTTATTCTATGA
- the mcrC gene encoding methyl-coenzyme M reductase I operon protein C has translation MPIDRETQVVDCRESMGLDKGGGLAQRGTLSETGRPDVIAIAMTPGRRHITKPVCEVTHGLRREGIQVSVLVLFSGGGVPSDSKDAAIGRGPKFGLSEKEIEQINRHKLALIHLGNVKSHVIYKARDILRFVTIPAIIVCQTPVDFEDFAKIGVKTRVVNPEPDKVETQGTIVEIVTGITRGQTCSRDKLNEIVKDIISINPQKLATQGV, from the coding sequence GGTTGTGGATTGCAGGGAAAGCATGGGGCTGGATAAGGGCGGAGGCCTCGCCCAGAGGGGCACTCTGTCCGAGACGGGCAGGCCCGATGTAATAGCCATAGCAATGACTCCCGGCAGGCGGCACATCACCAAGCCCGTTTGCGAGGTCACCCACGGACTACGAAGGGAGGGCATCCAGGTCAGCGTGCTGGTCCTTTTCTCCGGAGGAGGCGTCCCGTCGGATTCGAAGGACGCGGCCATCGGCCGGGGCCCGAAGTTCGGCCTGTCCGAGAAGGAGATCGAGCAGATAAACCGCCACAAGCTGGCATTGATACACCTGGGGAACGTCAAGTCTCACGTCATATACAAGGCAAGGGACATCTTACGGTTCGTAACTATCCCGGCCATCATCGTATGTCAGACCCCTGTCGACTTCGAGGACTTCGCCAAAATAGGCGTCAAGACCCGAGTCGTAAACCCGGAACCTGATAAGGTCGAAACACAGGGGACGATCGTCGAGATCGTCACCGGTATCACGAGAGGTCAGACTTGCTCGAGAGACAAGCTGAACGAGATCGTGAAAGATATCATTAGCATTAACCCGCAGAAGCTAGCTACACAAGGAGTGTAA
- a CDS encoding NifB/NifX family molybdenum-iron cluster-binding protein, translated as MEICITATSDDLESKVDGRFGRCKFFILVDPSTMKYRAVRNSAADESGGAGIKAANTVIKYAPAAIITGLIGDNAFNVIKAFGVKLYSCGNVNVREAVGQYSAGKLRTIDAPK; from the coding sequence ATGGAAATTTGTATAACGGCAACTTCGGATGACCTGGAAAGTAAAGTGGACGGACGGTTCGGGCGATGTAAGTTTTTCATCCTCGTCGACCCCTCGACCATGAAGTACAGGGCAGTGCGTAATTCGGCAGCCGATGAATCCGGCGGCGCAGGTATCAAAGCCGCCAATACCGTGATAAAATATGCGCCCGCTGCTATCATTACGGGGCTGATTGGGGACAACGCCTTTAACGTCATTAAGGCATTCGGCGTGAAGCTATACTCGTGCGGGAACGTGAATGTCAGAGAAGCCGTGGGACAATATAGCGCCGGAAAGCTGAGAACCATCGACGCTCCAAAATAA
- the atwA gene encoding methyl coenzyme M reductase system, component A2 has translation MATLVDIKDLTVTYDGDKVLDNVSLSIEEGEMIGIIGRSGSGKTVLLNVLRGLDESIPATGQIVYHGAACDWCGRVEPPGKAGGSCPKCGGPLSPISEDILNGADPVKKRNISRRVAIMIQRTFGIYGDDSVIENVMKALDDSGYGGDRIMRAADIIDQVKLSHRMMHIARDLSGGEKQRVVMARQLAREPMMLLADEPTGTLDPKTAQVVHQNLKKLSKELGITVLITSHFPGVIEEMATRALLLENGRIKMLGRPEDVIKAFTGGIEAVERKEVQAGGSVIKVEGLYKKYFSVDRGVINAVNGVSFDIREGEIFGIVGTSGAGKTSLTNILTGNLEPTSGMVEMKVGDDWINLCEPGYYARGRAKPYIGLLHQEYDLYPHRTVIENMTDSIGLEFPAELAQKKAIHTLQISGFDEKRSRDILGKYPGELSEGERHRVALAQVLIKEPHVIFLDEPTGTMDPITKKYVINSILSARQDIGETFVIVSHDMDFVRTICDRAAYVKGGKIVSMGKPEEVLPLIQEIMK, from the coding sequence ATGGCCACGCTGGTAGATATAAAAGACCTGACCGTCACGTATGACGGCGATAAGGTGCTCGACAACGTCAGCCTGAGCATCGAGGAAGGCGAGATGATCGGCATCATTGGCCGGAGCGGCTCCGGCAAGACCGTCCTGCTGAACGTCCTCCGCGGGCTGGACGAATCCATACCGGCGACCGGCCAGATCGTCTATCACGGTGCCGCCTGTGACTGGTGCGGCCGCGTCGAGCCTCCTGGAAAGGCCGGCGGCTCATGCCCGAAATGCGGCGGCCCCCTCTCTCCCATATCGGAGGACATACTCAACGGCGCTGACCCGGTAAAAAAGAGAAATATCTCCCGCAGGGTAGCGATCATGATCCAGAGGACCTTCGGCATCTACGGCGACGACAGCGTCATCGAGAACGTCATGAAGGCGCTGGACGACTCGGGATATGGCGGCGACCGGATCATGCGCGCCGCGGACATCATCGACCAGGTCAAGCTGTCCCACCGGATGATGCACATCGCCCGGGACCTGTCGGGCGGCGAAAAGCAGCGCGTGGTCATGGCCCGGCAGCTCGCACGGGAGCCGATGATGCTCCTGGCCGACGAGCCCACCGGCACGCTGGACCCGAAGACCGCGCAGGTCGTCCACCAGAATCTCAAGAAGCTGTCGAAGGAGCTGGGCATCACCGTGCTCATCACCTCCCACTTCCCCGGGGTCATCGAGGAAATGGCCACCCGGGCCCTTCTGCTCGAGAACGGCCGGATAAAGATGCTCGGCCGGCCGGAGGACGTAATAAAGGCGTTCACGGGCGGCATCGAGGCCGTAGAGCGGAAGGAGGTCCAGGCCGGAGGCAGCGTCATAAAGGTCGAAGGCCTCTACAAGAAGTATTTTTCCGTTGACCGGGGCGTCATCAACGCGGTGAATGGCGTGAGCTTCGACATCCGTGAGGGCGAGATCTTCGGCATCGTGGGCACCAGCGGCGCCGGAAAGACATCGCTTACAAATATCCTGACGGGTAACCTGGAGCCGACCTCGGGCATGGTCGAAATGAAGGTGGGCGACGACTGGATCAACCTGTGCGAGCCGGGCTACTATGCCCGGGGCAGGGCCAAGCCGTACATAGGCCTGCTCCACCAGGAGTACGACCTTTATCCTCATCGCACGGTCATCGAGAACATGACCGATTCCATCGGGCTCGAGTTCCCGGCGGAGCTGGCCCAGAAAAAGGCCATCCATACGCTTCAGATATCCGGCTTCGACGAGAAGAGAAGCCGCGATATCCTCGGCAAGTACCCCGGGGAGCTTTCCGAGGGCGAGCGCCACAGGGTCGCGCTGGCGCAGGTTCTCATAAAAGAGCCGCACGTCATATTTTTGGACGAGCCCACGGGCACCATGGACCCCATAACGAAAAAATACGTGATCAACTCGATCCTTTCCGCAAGGCAGGACATCGGCGAGACCTTCGTCATCGTTTCCCATGACATGGACTTCGTCAGGACGATCTGCGACCGGGCCGCCTACGTGAAGGGAGGCAAGATCGTATCGATGGGCAAGCCCGAAGAAGTACTGCCCCTCATCCAGGAGATCATGAAATGA
- the mcrA gene encoding coenzyme-B sulfoethylthiotransferase subunit alpha has product MSVKETQKRFIKAMKKKFAGEDPTSTTTVYKYEGYTQSKRKVEFKKAGDAIAKKRGISAYNPMVHMGGIPLGQRQLTPYVVSGTDVVVEGDDLHFVNNAAMQQFWDEIRRTVIVGLDTAHATLEKRLGKTVTPETISNYLAILNHAMPGAAVVQEHMVETNPALTDDCFVKVFTGDDELADSIDKQYVLDINKAFPKDQAAALKKAVGKSLYQAVHIPTTVVRTCDGGTTSRWSAMQIGMSFIDAYKMCAGEAAVADLAFAAKHASLVEMADILPARRARGPNEPGGLSFGFLADIVQTNRKYPDDPCKSSLEVVAAGCMLYDQIWLGSYMSGGVGFTQYATAAYTDDILDDFTYYGYDYAKGKYKIGQTKPTMDIVNDLSTEVTLYGIEQYEKYPTTLEDHFGGSQRATVLSAAAGVTTAIATGNSNAGLSGWYMSMYLHKEAWGRLGFFGYDLQDQCGATNVFSCRSDEGAIDELRGPNYPNYAMNVGHQGGYAGIAGAAHFGRGDAWTASPLIKICFADKSLAFDFTEPRKEFARGAIREFMPAGERTLVIPAK; this is encoded by the coding sequence ATGTCAGTAAAAGAAACCCAGAAGAGATTCATAAAGGCGATGAAGAAGAAGTTCGCCGGAGAAGACCCCACCTCCACGACGACTGTGTACAAGTACGAAGGCTACACGCAGTCCAAGAGGAAGGTCGAGTTCAAGAAGGCTGGAGACGCCATCGCAAAGAAGAGGGGCATCTCAGCTTACAACCCGATGGTCCACATGGGCGGTATCCCGCTCGGCCAGAGGCAGCTCACCCCTTACGTAGTATCCGGAACCGATGTCGTAGTTGAGGGTGATGACCTTCACTTCGTCAACAACGCTGCAATGCAGCAGTTCTGGGATGAAATAAGGAGGACTGTAATCGTCGGCCTCGACACCGCTCACGCGACCCTTGAGAAGCGTCTTGGCAAGACCGTCACCCCTGAGACGATCAGCAACTACCTGGCCATCCTCAACCACGCGATGCCCGGTGCGGCGGTCGTTCAGGAACACATGGTCGAGACCAACCCGGCCTTGACCGATGACTGTTTCGTGAAGGTCTTCACTGGCGACGACGAGCTTGCCGACTCCATCGACAAGCAGTACGTACTGGACATCAACAAGGCCTTCCCGAAGGACCAGGCCGCAGCCCTGAAGAAGGCTGTCGGCAAGTCGCTGTACCAGGCCGTCCACATCCCGACCACCGTGGTCAGGACCTGCGACGGCGGCACGACCTCCAGATGGTCGGCCATGCAGATCGGCATGTCGTTCATCGACGCATACAAGATGTGCGCCGGTGAAGCGGCCGTCGCCGACCTCGCATTCGCCGCAAAGCACGCCTCGTTAGTCGAGATGGCGGACATTCTGCCCGCAAGGCGTGCCAGGGGCCCGAACGAGCCCGGCGGATTAAGCTTCGGCTTCCTCGCCGACATCGTGCAGACCAACCGCAAGTACCCGGACGACCCGTGCAAGTCGTCGCTCGAGGTAGTCGCGGCCGGCTGCATGCTGTATGACCAGATCTGGCTCGGCTCCTACATGTCCGGTGGTGTCGGCTTCACGCAGTATGCGACCGCCGCCTACACCGATGATATCCTGGATGACTTCACCTACTACGGTTATGACTACGCCAAGGGCAAGTACAAGATCGGCCAGACCAAGCCGACCATGGACATAGTCAACGACCTGTCGACGGAAGTCACCCTGTATGGTATCGAGCAGTACGAGAAGTACCCGACCACCCTCGAGGACCACTTCGGTGGCTCGCAGAGGGCGACCGTGCTCTCGGCAGCAGCCGGTGTTACCACCGCTATCGCGACCGGTAACTCCAACGCTGGCCTGTCCGGCTGGTACATGTCAATGTACCTGCACAAGGAAGCATGGGGCAGGCTGGGCTTCTTCGGCTACGACCTGCAGGACCAGTGCGGTGCGACCAACGTGTTCTCGTGCCGCTCTGATGAGGGCGCCATTGATGAGTTAAGAGGCCCGAACTACCCGAACTACGCGATGAACGTCGGCCACCAGGGTGGCTACGCCGGTATCGCCGGTGCAGCTCACTTCGGCCGCGGCGACGCGTGGACGGCGAGCCCGCTCATCAAGATCTGCTTCGCGGACAAGAGCCTTGCCTTCGACTTCACCGAGCCGAGGAAGGAGTTCGCCCGCGGCGCGATCCGCGAGTTCATGCCGGCTGGCGAGAGGACTCTCGTCATCCCCGCAAAGTAA
- the mcrG gene encoding coenzyme-B sulfoethylthiotransferase subunit gamma — MAYKAQYYPGKTSVAQNRKKFMDPSYKLEKIRSLSDDDVVIMLGHRAPGSAYKTIHPPLKEGGEPDDPIRKIVEPTAGAAAGDRIRYCQFTDSMFYAPAVPYLRSWMAATRYRGVDPGTLSGRQIVEARERDVEKITKELMETEVYDAARSGLRGCTVHGHSLRLNENGMMFDMLQRVVLDKNGNVYAVKDQVGDPLDRKVNLGKPMSDAELKKRTTIYFIGGVPFRSDAEVVGWVQRIHNERTKCGFAPKL; from the coding sequence ATGGCATACAAAGCACAATATTACCCCGGTAAAACTTCTGTGGCCCAGAACAGAAAGAAGTTCATGGACCCATCTTACAAGCTGGAGAAGATCAGGAGCCTCTCCGACGACGACGTAGTCATCATGCTCGGGCACCGCGCCCCGGGATCGGCCTACAAGACCATCCACCCGCCACTCAAGGAAGGCGGCGAGCCGGATGACCCGATCAGGAAGATCGTAGAGCCCACCGCCGGCGCAGCAGCCGGTGACAGGATCAGGTACTGCCAGTTCACTGACTCCATGTTCTACGCGCCCGCCGTGCCCTACCTCAGGTCATGGATGGCCGCGACCAGGTACAGGGGAGTAGACCCCGGTACGCTGTCCGGCCGTCAGATCGTAGAGGCCCGTGAGAGGGATGTGGAGAAGATCACCAAGGAACTCATGGAGACAGAGGTCTACGATGCAGCGAGAAGCGGCTTAAGAGGCTGCACCGTGCACGGCCACTCCCTCAGGCTGAACGAGAACGGCATGATGTTCGACATGCTGCAGAGGGTCGTCCTGGACAAGAACGGCAACGTCTACGCCGTCAAGGACCAGGTCGGCGACCCGCTGGACCGCAAGGTCAACCTCGGCAAGCCAATGTCCGATGCGGAACTCAAGAAGAGGACCACCATCTACTTCATCGGCGGCGTACCCTTCAGGTCCGACGCTGAGGTCGTAGGCTGGGTCCAGAGGATCCACAACGAGAGGACCAAGTGCGGCTTCGCGCCGAAGTTGTAA
- a CDS encoding DUF134 domain-containing protein yields MVRKVKRRVSCLPKATYYKPREIPMCDLEIVNLSIEELEAIRLCDLLQVEQNEAADMMGISRKTFWNDLQKARQKVVDALVNGKAIEISGGEYVNSGECKVEFFCRDCGNLWESPCGSGRPGACPSCSSKSIYRKGGDGRGRRLLDNGYRCPKDTKEGTKNGSE; encoded by the coding sequence ATGGTCAGAAAAGTCAAGCGCCGCGTCTCATGCCTCCCTAAGGCCACCTATTATAAGCCAAGGGAGATCCCCATGTGCGACCTAGAGATCGTAAATTTGTCTATTGAAGAGCTCGAGGCTATACGCCTGTGCGACCTCCTCCAGGTAGAGCAGAACGAAGCCGCTGACATGATGGGCATCTCGAGGAAGACCTTCTGGAACGACCTGCAAAAAGCAAGGCAAAAGGTCGTAGATGCCCTCGTCAACGGCAAGGCCATCGAGATCTCCGGCGGAGAGTACGTGAATAGCGGCGAATGTAAGGTCGAGTTCTTTTGCAGGGACTGCGGTAACCTATGGGAGTCTCCGTGCGGCAGTGGCCGCCCCGGGGCGTGTCCCTCCTGCTCATCAAAAAGCATCTATAGAAAAGGGGGCGACGGCAGAGGAAGAAGACTGCTCGACAACGGCTACCGCTGCCCTAAAGATACAAAGGAAGGAACAAAAAATGGAAGCGAGTAA
- a CDS encoding NifB/NifX family molybdenum-iron cluster-binding protein: MTEGGLESDICAHFGSCEFFTLVDISNGKPVGVNALSNASPDGVHNCAAPAILLKESGVDVVIVSGIGGRPLVSLTSKGIRVYGGAFGRVSDALQDFSSGALNELSDQGTCNCSHH; this comes from the coding sequence ATGACGGAAGGTGGACTCGAATCGGACATATGCGCTCATTTCGGCTCATGCGAGTTTTTCACGCTCGTGGATATCTCGAACGGGAAGCCGGTCGGCGTTAACGCCCTGAGTAACGCGTCGCCGGACGGCGTGCACAACTGCGCCGCCCCCGCAATACTGTTAAAGGAAAGCGGCGTGGACGTGGTCATCGTCTCGGGGATCGGGGGCAGGCCGCTGGTATCACTGACCAGCAAGGGCATACGCGTCTACGGAGGCGCTTTCGGCAGAGTATCCGACGCCCTCCAGGACTTCTCCTCCGGCGCCCTGAACGAGCTATCCGACCAGGGCACCTGTAACTGCTCACACCATTAG
- a CDS encoding nickel-dependent hydrogenase large subunit: MRTVIQFGPQHPVWIEPLRLKLSLDGEIVRDAELEAGYVHKGLEKKFEWDYNKGAYLSERVCAICTQHHSTCYCMAVEGTMGLEIPRRAAIIRTIMLELERLHSHLLAIGLTLESIGFENMFMLCFRNREMVLDVFERSTGNRVLHGINIVGGVIRNIGPEMAKEISDFCDAMEKKCHDLESMIVNSYTIRQRMQGVGVMSEKLAKDLCVVGPVARGSNVPYDVRHAYPYLLYKEVKVTPVTEKDGDCWARSLVRVRELFQSIEIIRQCLPLLEGTPDELFAKSKTLPDGEYFARDEAPRGELFYYVRGKKSKELDRVKIRTSTYANGIGIVPLIRGSHLADVGLITITFDPCIGCFDR; encoded by the coding sequence ATGAGGACCGTCATACAATTCGGCCCTCAGCACCCCGTATGGATCGAGCCCCTCCGGCTAAAGCTGAGCCTGGACGGTGAGATCGTCCGGGATGCGGAGCTGGAGGCCGGATACGTCCATAAGGGGCTTGAGAAGAAGTTCGAATGGGACTACAACAAGGGCGCTTACCTTTCGGAGCGAGTCTGCGCCATCTGCACGCAGCACCACTCGACGTGCTATTGTATGGCCGTCGAGGGCACGATGGGCCTTGAAATCCCTCGTCGGGCGGCCATTATCCGCACTATCATGCTTGAGCTCGAGAGGCTCCACAGCCATTTGCTCGCCATTGGCCTGACGCTCGAGTCCATCGGCTTCGAGAATATGTTCATGCTGTGCTTCCGTAACAGGGAGATGGTCCTCGACGTGTTCGAGCGCTCTACAGGTAACCGCGTGCTCCACGGCATCAACATCGTCGGCGGCGTGATCAGGAACATCGGCCCCGAGATGGCGAAGGAGATCAGCGACTTCTGCGACGCCATGGAGAAAAAATGTCACGACCTCGAGAGCATGATCGTAAATAGCTACACGATCAGGCAGCGCATGCAGGGCGTGGGCGTCATGAGCGAGAAGCTCGCCAAAGACCTCTGCGTGGTCGGGCCCGTGGCCCGGGGCAGCAACGTGCCCTATGACGTCCGGCACGCATACCCGTATTTACTCTATAAAGAGGTCAAGGTGACGCCCGTAACGGAAAAGGACGGCGACTGCTGGGCCCGCTCGCTCGTCAGGGTCCGCGAGCTGTTCCAGTCCATCGAGATCATCCGGCAATGCCTGCCTTTGCTGGAGGGCACGCCCGACGAGCTTTTCGCCAAGTCTAAGACCCTGCCGGACGGCGAATACTTCGCGCGGGATGAGGCTCCCAGGGGCGAATTATTCTATTATGTGAGAGGCAAGAAGTCCAAGGAGCTGGACCGGGTAAAAATAAGAACGTCGACATATGCGAACGGGATCGGCATAGTCCCCCTGATAAGAGGGTCGCACCTGGCGGACGTCGGCCTCATAACGATCACGTTCGACCCGTGCATAGGGTGCTTCGACAGGTGA
- a CDS encoding Mrp/NBP35 family ATP-binding protein: MSSSTKSSACESCSSKTSTCSPDSCGNAEKNEQELRIKNNMARIKYRIAIVSGKGGVGKSTVTAGLAIALAKSGYTVGVLDADVSGPNMPHLLGIEDEKMTGDENGFLPVEAPHGIEVASVESIISASDAPVVWRGPMRSSLVNQFLADVQWGQLDFLLVDLPPGTGDEPLSIMQTMPLTGLVVVSTPSNLSLLDVSKIVNMAKMLNTRILGVVENMAYFECPGCHEKVFPFGEDTVKRLCEKYGLDMLGSIPMDASNRGSDVITEGSGIEKYTGDIARKITGILER; encoded by the coding sequence ATGAGCAGCTCTACAAAAAGCTCCGCTTGCGAGTCGTGTTCCAGCAAAACGAGCACCTGCAGCCCCGATTCCTGCGGCAACGCGGAAAAGAACGAGCAGGAACTCCGCATAAAGAATAACATGGCGAGGATCAAGTACCGCATCGCCATCGTGAGCGGCAAGGGCGGCGTGGGCAAGAGCACGGTGACCGCCGGCCTCGCGATCGCCCTCGCAAAAAGCGGCTATACGGTCGGCGTTCTAGATGCGGACGTGAGCGGCCCCAACATGCCTCACCTGCTGGGCATCGAGGACGAAAAAATGACGGGTGACGAGAACGGCTTTCTGCCCGTAGAGGCTCCGCACGGCATCGAGGTCGCGTCCGTCGAGTCCATCATATCGGCGAGCGACGCGCCCGTGGTCTGGAGAGGGCCGATGCGCAGCTCCCTCGTCAACCAGTTCCTGGCGGACGTGCAGTGGGGTCAGCTTGACTTTTTACTCGTTGACCTGCCCCCCGGCACAGGGGATGAGCCCCTGAGCATCATGCAGACCATGCCCCTCACGGGCCTCGTCGTCGTGAGCACGCCCTCGAACCTCTCGCTCCTGGACGTGAGCAAGATCGTCAACATGGCGAAGATGCTGAACACGAGGATCCTGGGCGTCGTGGAGAACATGGCGTACTTCGAGTGCCCGGGCTGCCATGAAAAGGTGTTCCCGTTCGGCGAAGATACCGTGAAGCGACTCTGCGAGAAGTACGGGCTTGACATGCTGGGAAGCATCCCCATGGACGCGTCCAACAGGGGAAGCGATGTCATTACCGAAGGCTCCGGGATCGAGAAATATACGGGTGATATTGCCCGCAAGATCACGGGCATACTTGAAAGGTGA